In the genome of Flavobacteriaceae bacterium YJPT1-3, the window AGGATCTGCAGAACTCAGTTGATCCAGCGTGGTATGATTCAATACCTGTAGGGTACTGTCGCGCACCTGTAGCATTAGGGCATGTACCGAACAAGCCTCCTCATCAGGACAATCATGGCAACGCTCGTAGAAGTTGAGACTGACACAGGGTACCATGGCCACGGGTCCTTCTAGCACACGCATGACCTCTACCATTTTGATCTCTTCCGGTTTTTGAAGTAGATAGTAGCCTCCCGACTTTCCTTTTTTAGAACCCAGGAATCCTGCTTTCCGCAAGCTCAATAAAATACTTTCTAAAAATTTATGAGGAATATTCTCTTCCTGAGCGATTGTACCAATGGGAACGCGCTCTTCCGATTGTAAACGCGCCAAGTGACTTAGCGCTTTAATGCCGTATTTTGTTTTTCGGGATAACATCAAGCTAAAATAAACAAAATAGCGTGTTCTGTAGAAAACAAATTATCACTCATTCAGGAGCCATTGTCCATACCTTCGACTAAGGCCCGCGAACGTCATATAACTTGCACCCCGTTCAATTCCACTTCGTAGGTGATTTGAACGGCTTCAATTAAAGTAAAAGAAACAGAGCAATATTCTTCAAAGCTCATTTGTGCTGCTTTACGTGCTTTTTCAGGATCTATCTCCCCCTGCAGATGTACAGCGACATGAATGGATTTGAATGGTCTGGCCTTGCCTACTTCATGCCGCTCTCCGGTAACCACAGCGCGATACGAACCAATTTGCTGCCTTTGCTTTTTTAGAATGCTGACAATATCAATGGCATTGCATCCCCCTACAGCCATCAACAATAATTCCATGGGACTGGCCCCTTGCGGACTAACATCCATTTTATTGTCGATATAGACTTGAACAGGATTAGCTCCTTGCGCTTCGAATAAATAATCGTCGTTCTTGCGTTTTAACTGTACTTGCATGGAATAGTAATTAAGCCATGAAGTTACAATACTTTTTCGGTTATCCTCAGCGCGTCCTGCAATACTCCCCGGGCGGTCACCGCGGCTCCGGCTCCGGCACCCTGTATGACCAAGGGCAGCTCTCCATAGGAAGTGGCATAGATCTCAAAAATCGCATCAGCCCCTCGGGTTTGACCCAAAGCCGTATGTTTTGGTTCTTTGACCAATTGCACCTTGAGGGTTCCCTGACGCACATCCAGTTCGCCCACATGACGAAGCACTTCTTCCGGGCCCAATGTTGATTTGCTCTGATGCAACTCCTGGTCTAATTGCCAGATACTGTGTTTAAACTCCTGCAAGGTGGTCTGACCGTTCAGCGCTTTGGGCACCAAAGACTGCACTTCTACTTCCTCCAACTCGCTTTGCAGGCCAAGTTCGCGTGCTAAAATCAATAATTTACGTGCTACATCCTTACCCGATAAATCTTCCCGCGCATCCGGCTCGGTAAGTCCCAGGGCATCAGCCTCCAAAACGATTTCTGAAAAGGATTTGTCTTCTGAGGAGAACTTATTAAACAAAAAACTGAGCGAGCCGGAAAAAACACCTCTGATCTTCTGGATGGATTCCCCGCTCTGATGCAACCGTTGAATGGTATCAATTACTGGGAGGCCGGCACCTACATTAGTTTCATAGAAGTAACTCTTGCTGTGCTCGCGCAAAGCGGAACGCAATTTTTTATAGAATTCCAGCGATGCGGTGTTCGCCTTTTTGTTGGCAGATACCCAGTGAAACCCGGCTTCAATCAGAGGAATATAGTCCTCTATAATTTCATCACTTGCCGTGGCATCGATGGCGATCCAATGGCTCGATTCCTGTTCACTCAATGTATTTCTTGTTCCAATGGTATTCGCAAAGGTGATCACCTCTTCCCGGGTGTAAGGCACGCCTTCCTGATCCAGCCTGGAACTCCAGTTGGTTCCTATACCCTGTACATCAAACAGGGCGCAGGTAGAGTTGCCTATAAAAACCAAACGGAAGGGCGATCTTTCAGGGGCCAACTGTTGCAGTTGCTGAATTAAAGTGCTTCCTACCTGCCCCACTCCAAATAATACAAGGTTTACGGGCATAATACTGGATTGAAAACAGGTGTTAAGGCTTCATTTAACTGATCAAACTCTATCAAAAACGCATCGTGCCCATGAATGGATTGAATTTCGTGATAGGTGACGGGTTTCGCCAACTCTTTTAGGGTTTCATAGGTATGCTGAATCTCGTTGGCCAGAAAAAACTGATCTGTATCTACACTAACCAAATGCAGGGTTCCTGTGATTGGAGCCACAACTTCTTCAAAGGAGCGTCCATCCTGGGTGATATCGGTAGTGGTCAACAAGTGATTCATCAATTTATAAGAAGCCAGTTGAAAGCGTTCTTCTAAGCGTCTTCCATGATGTAACAGCCAACTTTCAATGTTGAATATGCCTAGTTCCCGGTTGATGGTGCGATGAAATTTCTTTTTGAAGGATGCTGCGGTCCGGTAAAAGGTCATGGCGTGCATACGTGCATCAGCGATGGGTCGACTGGAATTGTTGAGCAATTGATCCTGAATCAGGCAATTGGCCAACAGCCAATCAGTCGCTTTCCAGTCGGTCGCTACCGGAATGATATGCTCGATCAATTCCGGGCGAATGGCGGCTAGTTCCCAAACCAGGTTCCCGCCCAGGCTACCTCCAATAGCAGCATACAGTCGCTTTATCTCCAGCTGCTCCAACAACTTACACTGCAGCAACGCGATATCGCGTACAGCGAATGATTTGTAATTATGAATCAAATGTTCCGACTTCCCATCGTGTCCATTTCCGGGAATGTCCATAGCCAATACGGTAAAATACTTCGTATCGATCACCCGATCAGGCCCGATCAGGGCATTCCACCAGCCCCGATCACCGGAAACCTGTGAATTGCCCGTCAGGGCATGATTGACCAAAACTACTGGCGCACTCCCCAGTGGAGGACCGAACAGTCGATAGGTCAACTCAAAATCTCGAGTCGTCCCGCTCAGCGTTCTGAATTGTGGTATGGATGCCGTGTGTAACATAACTATCAAGATTGTAGAAGTTTCCTGCTCCCGTTCAGCCTCTCAAAGCAGCAGCCGGGAACAGGGACTTCAAAAATTATCAATGCATGGTCTTAGACCAAGACGCGTTTATCAATTTTGGCGAAGGCTTCTTTTAAATCAGCCTTGAGATCGGCGAGATCTTCCAGACCCACCGAGAGGCGGATCAGATCTTTGGTCACACCTGTCGACTCCTGCGCTTGATCGTCCAATTGCTGATGGGTAGTGCTGGCCGGATGGATAATGAGCGATTTGGTGTCTCCAATATTGGCTAGCAGGGAAAACACTTTGGTTTCATCGGCAATGGTTTTTGCACTTTCAAAACCGCCCTTGACGCCAAAAGTGACGATTCCGCTTTGCCCTTGAGGCAGGTATTGATCCGCCAGCGCTTTATACGGACTCGAATCCAGTCCCGGATAGTTCACCCAGTTGACTTCCTCTTGTTGCTGTAGCCATTGAGCCAGGGCTAGGGCATTCTCACTGTGCTTTTTGATACGAATCTCCAGCGTTTCCAGTCCCTGTAGAATCTGGAAGGCGTTAAACGGACTCAAGGCAGCCCCATGGTCACGCAGTCCTTCGATACGGACCTTGGCGATAAAGGCGGCCTCTTCCAAGGCTTCGTGATAGACCAGTCCGTGATAACCCGGAGATGGTTCGGTAAATTCCGGAAATTTCCCATTGGCCCAATCAAAAGTTCCAGCATCAATGATCACGCCACCCAGTGCCGTTCCGTTCCCGTTGATGTATTTGGTCAGGGAGTGTATGACGATATTGGCTCCGTGTTCGATAGGATTCAGTAAGGCTGGAGTGGCCACTGTATTGTCGACAATTAAGGGCACTTTGTGCGCTTTCGCGAAAGCGGATATTCCCTGAATATCGAGCACATCCAGTTTAGGATTACCCAGCGATTCAATAAAGAAAGCACGGGTATTCTCTTGAGCTGCCTTCTGGAAATTCTCCGGATCTGAAGGATCGACAAAGGTGGTCGTGATCCCAAACCTCGGGAGGGTTACACTCAATAAATTCCAGGTGCCGCCGTACAGGCTACTCGAGGCTACGATATGATCTCCGGCCTTGAGCAGGGTCAGCAATGCTGTATTGATCGCTGCCGTTCCAGAGGCTGTGACCACCGCGGCGATCCCCCCTTCTAAGGCCGCGAGCCGTTGCTCCAGCACATCATTAGTCGGATTATTTATCCGCGTATAGATAAAGCCCGGCTCGGTGAGATTGAACAAATTGGCCGCATGATCGGCATCGTTGAACACATAAGAGGTGGATTGGTAGATGGGAACTGCGCGTGTACCTCCGTGTTGTGTGGTGTCGTGACCGGCATGTAGTGCCTTGGTCGCAAATTTTGAATGACTCATTTTTCTTTTGTTTTTGAGTTTAACTTAGATTAAAACCAAAAGCAGCTCCGTATGCGGAACAAGAAAAACGTTAAAAAGAAATAATAGGAAAAGTAAGTACCCCGTAGGGGATTTACTTGTTCGTTATCTATCTGTACGCTCTGGAAATGAGCAGTTCGTACAGCAGAATGTAGCACCTTCTTCCTAAGTGAAAGGGTTGCTAAGGCGTCAACGGGTCTGTCCCTCGGCCTTTCTTGATAACATTTTCAGTATGCTTCTGAACGTGAATGACAAATATTGCGATACAAAAAGCACATATCCAAAGGATTGAGTGTTAAATTTTACAAAATCCTACTTAATAAGTAGAAATTAGAGGGAAGAACAGCAATGAACCCTTGTCATTTCTCCATTTTGTCAATTCCTTAACGCCCTCCGGCTTTGGCAGTCCAAAGTTTTTTCTATTTTTGCCACCGAATCACAGAGGACAGATTTGACTGATTGCAACCTCTCGTCAGATCCTTGACGTTAAAAATGCTAAAGCAGTGCGTAGTTCGCTACCGCGTGTAATTCCCACGGCTGTTTCTCGTCAAATCACACTCTATTGAATAAGAAGCTATGCCCTATTTATTTACTTCAGAAAGTGTCTCTGAAGGACATCCGGATAAAGTTGCCGATCAGATCAGTGACGCCTTACTCGATAATTTTTTAGCCTTTGACCCGGAGTCGAAGGTCGCCTGCGAGACCCTGGTCACTACCGGACAGGTAGTTTTAGCCGGGGAGGTGAAGTCGGGTACCTATCTCGACGTACAGCAAATTGCCCGCGATGTCATCAATGATATCGGCTATACCAAAGGTGCCTATCAATTCAGCGGAGATTCCTGCGGAGTCATTTCCTTGATTCACGAGCAATCGCAGGATATCAATCAAGGGGTAGACCGGGCTAATAAAGAAGATCAAGGGGCCGGGGATCAGGGAATGATGTTTGGCTATGCCACCGACGAAACGGAGAACTTTATGCCTTTGGGCATTGATATTTCCCATCGTCTTTTGATTGAACTGGCTCAACTGCGTCGAGAAAACATGGAAATCACCTACCTCCGTCCCGATGCCAAAGCACAAGTGACCATTGAATACAGTGATGACAATGTTCCTCAGCGTATTGTGGCTATCGTGATCTCTACCCAGCACGATCCCTTTGACGAAGACGAGGCGATGTTGAAAAAAATCAAGGAAGATCTGATTGGGATCTTAATTCCAAGAGTGATCAGTAAACTTCCCGAAAATCAAGCTCGACTTTTTAATGATAAGATTACCTATCACATCAATCCCACCGGAAAGTTTGTGATTGGAGGACCTCATGGGGATACCGGACTGACCGGAAGAAAAATCATTGTGGACACCTATGGAGGTAAAGGCGCTCATGGTGGTGGCGCATTCTCCGGGAAAGACCCCAGCAAGGTAGACCGAAGTGCGGCTTACGCTGCTCGTCATATTGCCAAAAATCTAGTGGCTTCCGGCGTAGCCAGCGAGCTCCTGGTACAGGTATCCTATGCGATTGGAGTAGTTGAGCCTACTTCCATATATGTAGATACTTTTGGAACTTCGAATGTGGATCTAAATGACGGAGCCATTGCTGAGAAAGTAAAAGAGCTGTTCGATCTTCGGCCTGCTGCCATCGAGCAGCGTCTGAAACTTCGCAATCCCATCTATCGAGAAACCTCGGCTTACGGACACATGGGTAAAGAAAGCAGGACAGTAACTAAGATATTCGAAAGCCCTTACTCCGGTAAAGTCAAAAAAGAAGTCGAATTATTTACCTGGGAAAAACTAGATTATGTAGATCAGATCAAAAAGGCATTTGATCTCTAACTCCGCTTCTGAAATTTTATATTATTCTGTCAGCGCTTTCTTCTTCATCATTTTCTTATATCGATAATCCAAAATAAAATGGATTACGAAAAGTAAGATGAAGAGCCCTCTAGAGAGGACTACTGACGTAGTTGCTAAAAGGGCTGCGGCCAACCAGATAATTACCACCGCCAGTCCCCGCCATTGTTGCCATCGGTATTCGGATTTATAAAATCCTGTACTCCCCAAGCCTTCGCGATAGACCAATCGAATGAAGAAAAAGTACAAGACACCAATGACCACGAGATTCAAGCAGTAAAAAATGAAGGGTCCTGAAAAGTTGAAGAAATTGACATAGAAGGCCGTCGAGAATGGCAGTAAGACGACAAAGAGTAGCATAAAGATATTCAGCCAGAGCAATTGGCTAGAGACCTCCTTCACGTAGCGAAATATGCGCATATGGGATACCCAGTACATGGCCAAGACCAAAAAACTCACGAGTAGGCCGATAAATCCTGGTATTCGATTCGCTAAT includes:
- a CDS encoding Rrf2 family transcriptional regulator; its protein translation is MLSRKTKYGIKALSHLARLQSEERVPIGTIAQEENIPHKFLESILLSLRKAGFLGSKKGKSGGYYLLQKPEEIKMVEVMRVLEGPVAMVPCVSLNFYERCHDCPDEEACSVHALMLQVRDSTLQVLNHTTLDQLSSADPAKASPKN
- a CDS encoding OsmC family protein, which encodes MQVQLKRKNDDYLFEAQGANPVQVYIDNKMDVSPQGASPMELLLMAVGGCNAIDIVSILKKQRQQIGSYRAVVTGERHEVGKARPFKSIHVAVHLQGEIDPEKARKAAQMSFEEYCSVSFTLIEAVQITYEVELNGVQVI
- a CDS encoding aspartate kinase, which encodes MPVNLVLFGVGQVGSTLIQQLQQLAPERSPFRLVFIGNSTCALFDVQGIGTNWSSRLDQEGVPYTREEVITFANTIGTRNTLSEQESSHWIAIDATASDEIIEDYIPLIEAGFHWVSANKKANTASLEFYKKLRSALREHSKSYFYETNVGAGLPVIDTIQRLHQSGESIQKIRGVFSGSLSFLFNKFSSEDKSFSEIVLEADALGLTEPDAREDLSGKDVARKLLILARELGLQSELEEVEVQSLVPKALNGQTTLQEFKHSIWQLDQELHQSKSTLGPEEVLRHVGELDVRQGTLKVQLVKEPKHTALGQTRGADAIFEIYATSYGELPLVIQGAGAGAAVTARGVLQDALRITEKVL
- a CDS encoding alpha/beta fold hydrolase, whose amino-acid sequence is MLHTASIPQFRTLSGTTRDFELTYRLFGPPLGSAPVVLVNHALTGNSQVSGDRGWWNALIGPDRVIDTKYFTVLAMDIPGNGHDGKSEHLIHNYKSFAVRDIALLQCKLLEQLEIKRLYAAIGGSLGGNLVWELAAIRPELIEHIIPVATDWKATDWLLANCLIQDQLLNNSSRPIADARMHAMTFYRTAASFKKKFHRTINRELGIFNIESWLLHHGRRLEERFQLASYKLMNHLLTTTDITQDGRSFEEVVAPITGTLHLVSVDTDQFFLANEIQHTYETLKELAKPVTYHEIQSIHGHDAFLIEFDQLNEALTPVFNPVLCP
- a CDS encoding O-acetylhomoserine aminocarboxypropyltransferase/cysteine synthase; amino-acid sequence: MSHSKFATKALHAGHDTTQHGGTRAVPIYQSTSYVFNDADHAANLFNLTEPGFIYTRINNPTNDVLEQRLAALEGGIAAVVTASGTAAINTALLTLLKAGDHIVASSSLYGGTWNLLSVTLPRFGITTTFVDPSDPENFQKAAQENTRAFFIESLGNPKLDVLDIQGISAFAKAHKVPLIVDNTVATPALLNPIEHGANIVIHSLTKYINGNGTALGGVIIDAGTFDWANGKFPEFTEPSPGYHGLVYHEALEEAAFIAKVRIEGLRDHGAALSPFNAFQILQGLETLEIRIKKHSENALALAQWLQQQEEVNWVNYPGLDSSPYKALADQYLPQGQSGIVTFGVKGGFESAKTIADETKVFSLLANIGDTKSLIIHPASTTHQQLDDQAQESTGVTKDLIRLSVGLEDLADLKADLKEAFAKIDKRVLV
- the metK gene encoding methionine adenosyltransferase — protein: MPYLFTSESVSEGHPDKVADQISDALLDNFLAFDPESKVACETLVTTGQVVLAGEVKSGTYLDVQQIARDVINDIGYTKGAYQFSGDSCGVISLIHEQSQDINQGVDRANKEDQGAGDQGMMFGYATDETENFMPLGIDISHRLLIELAQLRRENMEITYLRPDAKAQVTIEYSDDNVPQRIVAIVISTQHDPFDEDEAMLKKIKEDLIGILIPRVISKLPENQARLFNDKITYHINPTGKFVIGGPHGDTGLTGRKIIVDTYGGKGAHGGGAFSGKDPSKVDRSAAYAARHIAKNLVASGVASELLVQVSYAIGVVEPTSIYVDTFGTSNVDLNDGAIAEKVKELFDLRPAAIEQRLKLRNPIYRETSAYGHMGKESRTVTKIFESPYSGKVKKEVELFTWEKLDYVDQIKKAFDL
- a CDS encoding TMEM175 family protein; the protein is MAKITFSKDRVSSFSDAVFSIAMTLLVLEIDIPSVAEYREQGFSQVLANRIPGFIGLLVSFLVLAMYWVSHMRIFRYVKEVSSQLLWLNIFMLLFVVLLPFSTAFYVNFFNFSGPFIFYCLNLVVIGVLYFFFIRLVYREGLGSTGFYKSEYRWQQWRGLAVVIIWLAAALLATTSVVLSRGLFILLFVIHFILDYRYKKMMKKKALTE